From the Thermovirga lienii DSM 17291 genome, one window contains:
- a CDS encoding MATE efflux family protein (PFAM: MatE~TIGRFAM: putative efflux protein, MATE family~COGs: COG0534 Na+-driven multidrug efflux pump~InterPro IPR002528~KEGG: swo:Swol_1820 Na+-driven multidrug efflux pump-like protein~PFAM: multi antimicrobial extrusion protein MatE~SPTR: MATE efflux family protein;~TIGRFAM: MATE efflux family protein), with the protein MLKTKLQVDMGSETVGKALLKLAVPSVLSMFFHTLFHLMDTIFVSWLGEVSLAAMSLSFPLLFVIFAVANGMAVGTTTCVTKELGAKRTKEAQSFANTSFMLILFLSLLPFPLLSPELSDRFYSLLGAKDGVLSECYAYSSWMIIGAPLMGLALLWEALFRSQGDTFTPMASMLLGNLINIVLDPILIFGLKWGIAGASIATLIGRIISLIYLVNRLKQRTVIHPMLTLKSNFLQNSKDISIVGFPVALSQASMAIGSALMNKVLSIFGPAAISAWMLGNRIEMFAFLPVFGINSGLIPFLSYNIGKGDLQRVKEALKIAAKAAITLMLAIGLLIYTFPDFFLIPFAPTPQMASMAIDSIRASATGYVFAAVDITLWGLFQGSGYAYFGMISQITRTLLLRAPLAYIMGLYLGIKFLWWSQPLSALGSFLLSLLFAGKVLKLILKDINSKA; encoded by the coding sequence ATGCTCAAAACTAAACTACAGGTTGACATGGGATCAGAAACCGTAGGTAAAGCCCTCCTAAAACTAGCAGTTCCATCGGTGCTTTCCATGTTTTTTCATACGCTATTTCACCTAATGGACACTATCTTTGTATCATGGCTGGGAGAAGTATCGCTGGCAGCCATGTCCTTGTCCTTTCCTCTTTTGTTCGTCATATTCGCCGTAGCCAATGGCATGGCCGTGGGAACCACTACATGTGTAACCAAGGAGTTAGGGGCAAAAAGAACAAAAGAAGCTCAAAGCTTCGCCAACACCTCCTTTATGCTGATTTTGTTCTTATCACTCTTACCCTTCCCTCTTTTGTCCCCTGAGCTGTCAGATAGGTTCTACTCTCTACTGGGAGCAAAAGATGGAGTTCTTTCGGAATGCTACGCATACTCCTCATGGATGATCATAGGAGCCCCCTTAATGGGCCTTGCATTGCTATGGGAAGCCCTTTTCAGAAGCCAAGGGGACACTTTCACACCTATGGCAAGCATGCTCCTGGGAAACCTCATAAACATAGTGCTAGACCCTATACTTATCTTCGGCTTGAAGTGGGGAATCGCAGGAGCATCGATAGCCACACTCATAGGCAGGATAATCTCTCTCATATACTTGGTTAACCGACTCAAGCAACGCACCGTCATACATCCTATGCTAACCTTGAAGAGCAACTTTCTCCAAAACAGCAAAGACATTTCCATCGTCGGATTTCCCGTGGCTCTTTCACAGGCGAGCATGGCAATTGGCTCAGCGCTAATGAACAAAGTATTATCCATATTTGGCCCCGCAGCCATAAGCGCATGGATGCTGGGCAATAGAATAGAGATGTTTGCGTTCCTCCCTGTTTTTGGGATCAACTCGGGACTTATACCGTTTTTGAGCTACAACATAGGGAAAGGAGACCTCCAAAGAGTAAAAGAAGCACTGAAGATAGCTGCAAAGGCGGCAATAACCCTCATGCTAGCTATAGGCCTTCTGATCTACACTTTCCCTGATTTTTTTCTCATTCCATTTGCACCCACACCCCAAATGGCCTCTATGGCGATAGATTCCATCAGGGCCTCTGCGACAGGCTATGTTTTCGCCGCCGTGGACATAACATTATGGGGGCTTTTTCAAGGAAGCGGCTATGCTTATTTCGGCATGATATCGCAGATAACGAGAACTCTCCTCCTGAGGGCTCCTTTGGCTTACATTATGGGATTATACCTGGGAATAAAGTTTCTCTGGTGGAGCCAACCCCTATCGGCCTTAGGTTCCTTCCTTTTGTCTTTACTCTTCGCTGGCAAGGTTTTAAAGCTAATTCTAAAAGATATAAACTCTAAAGCTTAA
- a CDS encoding Triphosphoribosyl-dephospho-CoA synthase (PFAM: ATP:dephospho-CoA triphosphoribosyl transferase~TIGRFAM: triphosphoribosyl-dephospho-CoA synthase CitG~COGs: COG1767 Triphosphoribosyl-dephospho-CoA synthetase~InterPro IPR002736~KEGG: tai:Taci_0595 triphosphoribosyl-dephospho-CoA synthase~PFAM: triphosphoribosyl-dephospho-CoA protein~PRIAM: Triphosphoribosyl-dephospho-CoA synthase~SPTR: Triphosphoribosyl-dephospho-CoA synthase) — translation MYYSVQLAQLATAACIQEVMASPKPGLVDKYNSGAHKDMDFTTFLLSASALAPFWQRQANVGLSGISPQKALPYLRETGRTMEAAMLEATNGINTHKGLIFALSLLLYGAGFALHMKVPITAQSCANFAAQVVGGCCKKELESLRTSPPKRPLTHGEKLYLEYGLTGIRGEAEKGFPTVINWGLPALKHALSFGMSMNDSCLYALFRIMRHCEDTNVVSRSSYYFWAHIYPTYVDKLLRLPIPFSKREKKIIEKIDELFSEKGVSPGGAADLLSCTVFLYWVEKCYPFSSGHKYLKSRGRLSENLIGEEKF, via the coding sequence ATGTACTACTCAGTTCAACTGGCACAATTGGCCACTGCCGCATGCATTCAGGAGGTAATGGCATCTCCAAAACCTGGATTGGTCGATAAGTACAACTCAGGGGCTCATAAAGACATGGACTTCACAACCTTCCTACTCAGCGCTTCAGCTCTTGCTCCTTTCTGGCAAAGGCAGGCCAATGTGGGACTCTCAGGCATATCTCCACAAAAGGCGCTACCCTACCTAAGGGAGACCGGCAGGACAATGGAAGCTGCCATGCTGGAAGCGACAAATGGCATTAACACGCACAAAGGACTTATTTTTGCCCTATCCCTCTTATTGTATGGTGCCGGATTTGCACTGCATATGAAAGTTCCCATAACGGCTCAATCCTGCGCGAACTTTGCCGCACAAGTTGTCGGGGGGTGCTGCAAAAAAGAACTCGAAAGCCTTAGAACTTCTCCACCAAAAAGGCCTTTGACACACGGAGAAAAGCTATACCTTGAATACGGGTTGACGGGCATTAGAGGGGAAGCAGAAAAAGGGTTTCCAACAGTTATAAATTGGGGATTGCCAGCGCTAAAACACGCACTGTCCTTTGGGATGTCAATGAACGACAGCTGCCTTTACGCTCTATTCCGCATAATGAGACACTGCGAGGACACCAACGTGGTCTCCCGATCAAGCTACTATTTTTGGGCACACATATACCCCACATACGTCGACAAGCTATTAAGACTCCCCATACCTTTCTCTAAACGCGAAAAGAAGATCATAGAAAAAATCGATGAGTTGTTCAGTGAAAAAGGTGTAAGCCCCGGCGGTGCTGCCGACCTTTTGAGTTGCACTGTGTTCCTCTACTGGGTAGAAAAATGCTATCCTTTTTCCAGCGGCCACAAGTACCTAAAGTCCCGCGGGAGGCTATCTGAAAACCTAATCGGGGAGGAGAAATTTTGA
- a CDS encoding Radical SAM domain protein (PFAM: Radical SAM superfamily~COGs: COG1243 Histone acetyltransferase~InterPro IPR007197: IPR006638~KEGG: aco:Amico_0542 radical SAM domain protein~PFAM: Radical SAM domain protein~SMART: Elongator protein 3/MiaB/NifB~SPTR: Radical SAM domain protein) — protein MKKLPFFIPMQSCPNRCIYCDQWAITGHTNDVTAEKVLSEIKKSEEPVEICFFGGSFTCLPPKVRSNLLDAASKAPKGSRIRISTHPSCIDEDIICELGRYNVYAVELGISSLDDRVLAACRRGYTSDVALKKLRMLISAGFVVGAQLMMGLPYQDTESSIRDLEKLCKIKGPSSMQIRLYPCLVFPKTELFSLWINGQFTPLSTERCINQAARILLSAENMGFEILRIGLHETDSLRESVAAGPSHPALGELIRSEALTEKLNKINPRGPWVVSAKHRSLLSGHSKRGIKSLAHKTGITESDVLERIIWW, from the coding sequence TTGAAAAAGCTTCCTTTTTTCATACCCATGCAATCGTGCCCTAATAGATGTATATATTGTGACCAGTGGGCTATAACAGGCCACACAAATGACGTCACTGCAGAGAAAGTGCTTTCAGAGATAAAAAAATCAGAAGAGCCGGTAGAGATATGCTTCTTCGGAGGAAGTTTCACTTGCCTTCCTCCGAAAGTTCGTTCAAACTTACTTGATGCTGCGTCAAAGGCCCCCAAAGGAAGCCGTATAAGGATCTCCACTCACCCTTCATGCATTGACGAAGACATAATCTGCGAGTTGGGAAGATACAACGTGTACGCTGTAGAGCTTGGCATATCGTCCTTGGACGACAGGGTACTTGCTGCATGCAGAAGGGGCTATACTTCAGATGTAGCCCTAAAAAAGCTCAGGATGCTAATATCCGCAGGGTTCGTAGTGGGAGCCCAACTCATGATGGGATTACCCTATCAAGATACAGAAAGCTCCATAAGGGACTTGGAAAAGCTCTGCAAAATCAAGGGACCTTCATCGATGCAGATAAGGCTCTATCCTTGCCTGGTGTTCCCAAAAACGGAGCTGTTCTCTCTGTGGATCAATGGTCAATTCACCCCCCTGAGCACAGAGCGCTGCATAAACCAGGCTGCGCGGATACTCCTTTCCGCAGAGAACATGGGATTCGAAATTTTAAGAATAGGGCTACATGAAACTGACTCATTGAGAGAATCGGTGGCCGCTGGACCTTCACATCCAGCACTGGGAGAGCTCATACGGTCTGAGGCTCTAACAGAAAAATTAAATAAAATAAACCCCAGAGGGCCTTGGGTAGTATCAGCAAAACACCGCTCCCTGCTTTCTGGACACTCAAAAAGAGGAATAAAGAGCCTGGCGCATAAAACTGGCATAACAGAATCAGATGTATTGGAGAGAATCATATGGTGGTAA
- a CDS encoding iron (metal) dependent repressor, DtxR family (PFAM: Iron dependent repressor, metal binding and dimerisation domain; Iron dependent repressor, N-terminal DNA binding domain~COGs: COG1321 Mn-dependent transcriptional regulator protein~InterPro IPR001367~KEGG: dau:Daud_1549 iron dependent repressor~PFAM: iron dependent repressor~SMART: iron dependent repressor~SPTR: Manganese-dependent transcription regulator) — MERLTARSEDYLKTIYKLEQENKVVRVKDLAQALGVKSPTVVGSLYGLKEAGLVIQGSYGYVTLSDEGKVLAEELIGRERILVDFFEKILNLGEEEARTNACSIEHYITPACRERLISFIKFLSHCHYGSPRWLEHFKEFVETGEKPQCDNCPQKYGSN; from the coding sequence ATGGAGCGATTAACTGCAAGAAGCGAAGACTACCTGAAAACAATATACAAATTAGAGCAAGAAAACAAGGTAGTGAGGGTAAAAGACTTGGCCCAGGCGCTGGGCGTTAAGTCGCCGACCGTGGTGGGGAGCCTCTATGGGCTAAAGGAAGCCGGGCTAGTGATACAGGGAAGCTACGGTTATGTTACTTTAAGCGACGAGGGTAAGGTATTGGCTGAGGAACTGATAGGTAGGGAAAGGATACTGGTTGACTTCTTCGAGAAGATATTGAATTTAGGAGAAGAGGAGGCCAGGACCAACGCATGCAGCATAGAACATTACATCACTCCTGCCTGCCGTGAGAGGTTGATAAGCTTCATAAAGTTTCTCTCCCATTGCCATTACGGTTCACCGAGGTGGTTAGAGCACTTCAAGGAGTTTGTGGAGACCGGGGAAAAACCTCAATGTGATAATTGTCCCCAAAAATATGGATCTAATTAG
- a CDS encoding protein of unknown function DUF296 (PFAM: Domain of unknown function (DUF296)~COGs: COG1661 DNA-binding protein with PD1-like DNA-binding motif~InterPro IPR005175~KEGG: aco:Amico_0546 protein of unknown function DUF296~PFAM: protein of unknown function DUF296~SPTR: Putative uncharacterized protein) — protein MRYAVSSDCIFIRPGNDEELLTCIATACEEYSIDSAVVVTGLGMLKEVTFGWYTGTDYAKEDLVGPFELSALSGNVSIKGASLYPHLHAVINKSDHRPYSGHILRAICYHNLEITLIPLNTIRLRREHNGWFEAIVPEKR, from the coding sequence ATGCGATATGCAGTTAGCTCTGACTGCATTTTTATAAGGCCTGGGAACGACGAGGAGCTTCTTACGTGTATAGCTACTGCCTGTGAAGAGTACTCTATAGACTCCGCCGTGGTGGTTACTGGCCTAGGCATGCTCAAAGAAGTTACCTTCGGATGGTACACAGGTACCGATTACGCAAAAGAAGACCTAGTTGGCCCCTTTGAGCTTTCGGCTTTGAGCGGAAACGTAAGCATTAAAGGAGCTTCTTTATATCCCCATCTGCATGCCGTAATAAACAAGTCGGACCACAGACCTTATAGCGGCCACATACTACGAGCCATTTGCTATCACAACCTTGAGATAACCCTGATTCCTCTCAATACCATCAGGCTTCGCCGCGAGCACAACGGGTGGTTCGAAGCAATCGTTCCCGAAAAAAGGTAG
- a CDS encoding beta-lactamase domain protein (PFAM: Metallo-beta-lactamase superfamily~COGs: COG2220 Zn-dependent hydrolase of the beta-lactamase fold~KEGG: tnp:Tnap_1607 beta-lactamase domain protein~SPTR: Metallo-beta-lactamase family protein) has protein sequence MVSIKFLGHAAFAVDGEGLKGLIDPFITGSGLANVDLSSFYDRNYIFVTHGHGDHIGDTIEIAQKSKATVVSNVEVCHYLAKKGAKCHFMQVGGTFTFPFGKVKMTPAWHGSGIQEGDTMLYGGTPGGFLIEVEGKKIYHAGDTGLTYEMKLLEEENVDVALLPIGGNYTMDIDDAVRAVRLIKPRIVVPMHYDTFEVIKASPEDFAKKASSFAEVRILKVGETLEV, from the coding sequence GTGGTCAGTATCAAATTTTTAGGTCATGCTGCTTTTGCGGTCGATGGTGAGGGGTTGAAAGGGCTTATCGATCCCTTCATAACCGGTAGCGGATTAGCAAACGTGGATCTGTCTTCTTTTTACGACAGAAATTACATTTTCGTAACCCATGGGCATGGTGACCATATAGGAGACACAATTGAGATAGCTCAAAAAAGCAAAGCTACGGTGGTCTCCAACGTTGAGGTTTGCCACTACCTAGCGAAAAAGGGAGCCAAGTGCCATTTCATGCAGGTAGGGGGCACCTTCACCTTCCCATTCGGTAAGGTTAAGATGACTCCAGCTTGGCATGGTTCAGGGATTCAGGAAGGGGACACCATGTTGTATGGAGGAACGCCTGGAGGGTTTTTAATAGAAGTGGAAGGCAAGAAGATATACCATGCAGGAGACACGGGGCTAACCTACGAGATGAAGTTGTTGGAGGAAGAAAACGTCGATGTTGCCCTTCTGCCTATAGGAGGAAACTACACGATGGATATCGATGATGCAGTTAGGGCCGTTCGTTTGATAAAACCACGTATAGTGGTCCCCATGCACTACGACACCTTTGAGGTAATAAAGGCCTCACCGGAGGACTTTGCTAAGAAGGCGTCAAGCTTTGCGGAAGTTAGGATTCTGAAAGTGGGAGAGACCTTAGAGGTTTAG
- a CDS encoding transcriptional regulator, RpiR family (PFAM: SIS domain; Helix-turn-helix domain, rpiR family~COGs: COG1737 Transcriptional regulators~InterPro IPR000281: IPR001347~KEGG: tai:Taci_0584 transcriptional regulator, RpiR family~PFAM: helix-turn-helix protein RpiR; sugar isomerase (SIS)~SPTR: Transcriptional regulator, RpiR family) — translation MEPKDLQELLREKMDDMPKKAKRVVEYLLSNMREAAFKSIGEVADELEVSKAQLVRVARMLGFEGYSELKEVLQQAILEQVNPAAMLTKVLKNRQDLPTQILELEHANLEETWKQLTPEKVSSFCDIISSSTITYCMGWGISSLVAESLYMRLRVMGMRSVLLKRSSLTLQEQTRSVGPDDAVVVCELPSFVLEVTESVALAKEQGAKIITMTDSPAAPICKYSDLQFFVSAASPMFGSSILGPLFLVHLLSSVLAVNMGDKVQLALEKQAQFLHDERIFHPIFGLKYT, via the coding sequence ATGGAGCCCAAGGATCTGCAAGAACTTCTAAGAGAAAAAATGGACGATATGCCCAAGAAGGCAAAGCGAGTCGTAGAATATCTCCTTTCCAATATGAGGGAAGCCGCCTTTAAATCCATAGGAGAGGTAGCTGATGAGCTAGAGGTATCGAAAGCCCAGCTCGTAAGAGTGGCAAGGATGCTAGGGTTTGAGGGATACTCGGAATTGAAGGAGGTTCTGCAACAAGCCATACTTGAACAGGTGAACCCTGCTGCCATGCTAACCAAGGTGTTGAAAAACCGCCAAGACCTCCCCACCCAAATATTGGAACTGGAGCACGCAAACCTGGAGGAAACTTGGAAGCAGTTGACTCCTGAAAAGGTAAGCAGCTTCTGCGACATCATAAGCAGTTCAACCATAACCTACTGCATGGGATGGGGTATATCCTCCCTGGTCGCCGAGTCACTGTACATGAGGCTTAGGGTGATGGGAATGCGTTCCGTTTTGCTGAAGCGCTCGAGCCTCACCCTTCAAGAACAAACGCGCTCGGTCGGCCCCGACGATGCCGTGGTGGTGTGTGAACTTCCCAGTTTCGTACTTGAAGTTACGGAGTCAGTGGCATTGGCCAAGGAACAGGGCGCAAAAATAATAACCATGACTGACAGCCCCGCTGCACCAATATGTAAGTATTCCGACCTGCAGTTTTTCGTAAGCGCAGCGAGTCCCATGTTTGGAAGCAGCATATTGGGCCCTCTGTTCCTGGTACACCTTCTTTCCTCCGTCTTAGCAGTCAACATGGGAGATAAGGTGCAATTGGCCCTCGAAAAACAAGCTCAGTTTTTACATGACGAAAGGATTTTCCACCCCATTTTCGGGCTCAAATACACCTAA
- a CDS encoding hypothetical protein (KEGG: mmu:380698 obscurin, cytoskeletal calmodulin and titin-interacting RhoGEF~SPTR: Putative uncharacterized protein), which produces MLIEGRGVITEGTKYRPWRYTLTLQDDGALEGLLVMQGWEDSQEMKMWYELNKGKKVKLSLQDGSILEVAPMGLKVHESGHYSQAEIVVRGTIEKT; this is translated from the coding sequence TTGCTCATCGAAGGAAGAGGAGTAATTACTGAAGGAACTAAATACAGACCGTGGCGATATACTCTCACACTGCAGGACGATGGAGCGTTGGAAGGCCTTTTAGTTATGCAGGGATGGGAAGACTCCCAAGAAATGAAAATGTGGTATGAACTGAATAAAGGCAAAAAAGTAAAGTTGTCTCTGCAAGATGGAAGCATACTAGAGGTGGCCCCGATGGGATTGAAGGTTCATGAGTCGGGACACTACTCCCAAGCGGAGATAGTCGTGAGGGGAACTATTGAGAAAACCTGA
- a CDS encoding YbaK/prolyl-tRNA synthetase associated region (PFAM: YbaK / prolyl-tRNA synthetases associated domain~TIGRFAM: ybaK/ebsC protein~COGs: COG2606 conserved hypothetical protein~InterPro IPR007214~KEGG: aco:Amico_0545 YbaK/prolyl-tRNA synthetase associated region~PFAM: YbaK/prolyl-tRNA synthetase associated region~SPTR: Putative YbaK/ebsC protein) — MNGCISEKSIEKVRTELNRLGYEGDIIESQRTIKTVEDAAQAIGVEPGKILKSLILLTEDGPVLVLMSGVNKVDLKKVKELLNAKKVKFASPEYIRENFGYEVGGVPPLGYEQHPPTLLDRDLLKFDMVWAAAGSEFAYFPVPPRDLVVYTSAEVADISKH, encoded by the coding sequence ATGAATGGATGCATTTCAGAGAAATCTATAGAAAAAGTGAGAACCGAGCTCAATCGGCTAGGTTATGAAGGAGATATTATAGAGAGTCAAAGGACCATAAAGACAGTTGAGGATGCAGCCCAGGCGATCGGAGTAGAGCCTGGCAAGATCCTCAAAAGCTTGATTTTACTGACAGAGGATGGCCCCGTTTTGGTTTTGATGTCGGGGGTAAACAAGGTGGACTTGAAGAAGGTTAAGGAACTTTTGAACGCAAAAAAGGTAAAATTTGCATCGCCTGAGTACATAAGAGAAAACTTTGGATATGAAGTTGGGGGAGTGCCGCCTTTGGGATATGAACAACACCCCCCCACCTTGTTGGACAGGGATTTATTGAAATTCGACATGGTATGGGCAGCTGCAGGATCGGAATTTGCGTATTTCCCTGTTCCTCCCCGGGATCTTGTAGTGTATACTTCTGCAGAGGTGGCCGATATTTCTAAGCATTGA
- a CDS encoding helix-turn-helix domain protein (PFAM: Helix-turn-helix~InterPro IPR001387~KEGG: aco:Amico_0543 transcriptional regulator, XRE family~PFAM: helix-turn-helix domain protein~SMART: helix-turn-helix domain protein~SPTR: Transcriptional regulator, XRE family), protein MSLGLRIKTIRKAKGLTQQKLAEMVGVSRTYIQALEGNKRTPSMKLLRNLAHTLDVELSDLLFHPPIIATRRLYLEEILDYNDEFEIWYKNTKLTKRETEFIKQMIDLVLNYIQKDRGSN, encoded by the coding sequence TTGAGTTTAGGGTTAAGGATAAAAACCATAAGAAAAGCAAAGGGCCTCACGCAGCAAAAATTGGCAGAAATGGTTGGGGTAAGCAGAACGTACATACAAGCCTTGGAGGGAAACAAACGAACGCCGTCTATGAAACTTCTGCGAAACCTTGCCCACACACTGGACGTAGAGCTTTCCGACTTGCTCTTTCACCCCCCCATCATTGCCACGAGGCGCTTATACCTGGAAGAAATATTGGACTACAACGACGAGTTCGAAATATGGTATAAAAATACGAAACTGACAAAACGGGAGACAGAGTTTATAAAGCAGATGATCGATTTAGTCCTGAACTACATCCAAAAAGACAGAGGCTCTAATTAA